The following proteins are co-located in the Wenzhouxiangella marina genome:
- a CDS encoding thioredoxin family protein, giving the protein MLHRSIALLISCFALAAPLAAAPVIGEPAPDFEVVDTAGQTHSLSDFAGQTVVLEWTNHDCPYVRKHYTGNMQDQQRMARNEHGAVWLSVISSRPGSQGHVTPEQADELTASRDAYPTAVLLDESGDMGRAYDARVTPHMYIIDADGILRYMGGIDSNPSSNPDDIPDATQYVVQALGEMAAGEAISEPLTRPYGCTVKY; this is encoded by the coding sequence ATGCTGCATCGATCCATCGCTCTACTGATCAGCTGCTTCGCCCTGGCCGCACCGCTGGCCGCCGCCCCGGTGATCGGCGAGCCGGCGCCGGACTTCGAGGTCGTCGACACCGCCGGCCAGACGCACAGCCTGTCCGACTTCGCCGGCCAGACCGTGGTGCTGGAGTGGACCAACCACGACTGCCCCTACGTGCGCAAGCACTACACGGGCAACATGCAGGACCAGCAGCGCATGGCCCGCAACGAGCACGGTGCGGTCTGGCTGTCCGTGATTTCCTCCAGGCCAGGCAGCCAGGGGCACGTCACGCCGGAGCAGGCCGACGAACTGACCGCCTCGCGCGACGCCTACCCGACGGCCGTACTCCTCGACGAGTCCGGCGACATGGGCCGCGCCTACGATGCCCGCGTCACCCCGCACATGTACATCATCGATGCCGACGGCATCCTGCGCTACATGGGCGGCATCGATTCCAACCCCAGCTCGAACCCGGACGACATTCCCGACGCCACCCAGTACGTGGTCCAGGCGCTCGGTGAAATGGCGGCCGGCGAGGCGATCAGCGAGCCCCTGACCCGCCCCTACGGCTGCACGGTCAAGTACTGA
- a CDS encoding protein-disulfide reductase DsbD family protein — MQRTAAFLFGLLLPGLLLAAGSGPVQRDHLQAELVSRVDSVQPGTALEVGLRLLPDPGWHTYWKNPGDSGQPTEIAWTLPEGVIASGIRWPFPEAMPIAHLINYGYDGEHLLPVTLEIPDELPLDRPLRIEAFAEWLVCEEICIPGEATLELTLPVSTAEPEADPGFAELFAWADRRQPELADWPARYSSEGGQLSLQIDVGERDDSSRWAFFSAVANVVDHAQPATISAGEGQLLVSQALSPFARGVPDPLEFVLVDTTAERAWQLRAEAGALISTGDSAAAPTPPLSWPFALVLALLGGLLLNLMPCVFPVLSIKALSLVEHADGDSRGHGLAYTAGVILSFSILAGVLLALRAGGEAVGWGFQLQSPWIVGALIYVLFALGLSLSGLVQFGTSLMGAGQGLAERSGRSGSFFTGVLAVIVASPCTAPAMGSALGAAVFMPWPMALSVFIALGLGLALPMLLLSFLPALGRWLPRPGPWMETFKQAMAFPLYLAVVWLLWVLARQTDANGLAAILLGLVALAFTLWLLGKRDRGPTLSVIRHLAIVAGLVVSLASLGAAVRFQSAPAEAADRWWEAYSAERLSELRADPERAVFVNMTADWCVTCLVNEQVALSTEAVREAFAANGVVYMKGDWTRRDAAITDYLAEYGRNGVPLYVVYPRDGGEPRILPQVLTPGLVIEALESL; from the coding sequence ATGCAACGAACTGCCGCTTTCCTATTCGGTCTTCTGCTGCCCGGCCTGCTGCTTGCGGCCGGCAGTGGTCCCGTCCAACGCGACCATCTGCAGGCCGAGCTGGTCAGCCGGGTCGACAGTGTCCAACCCGGCACAGCCCTCGAGGTCGGTCTTCGTTTGCTGCCCGACCCGGGCTGGCACACCTACTGGAAGAACCCGGGCGATTCCGGCCAGCCGACGGAAATCGCCTGGACCCTGCCCGAGGGCGTCATCGCCTCCGGGATCCGCTGGCCCTTTCCCGAGGCCATGCCGATCGCGCACCTGATCAACTACGGCTACGACGGCGAACATCTGCTGCCCGTCACCCTCGAAATTCCGGACGAACTGCCCCTCGACCGCCCCCTGCGCATCGAAGCCTTCGCCGAATGGCTGGTCTGCGAGGAAATCTGCATTCCGGGTGAGGCCACGCTCGAATTGACGCTGCCGGTCAGTACGGCCGAGCCCGAAGCCGACCCCGGCTTCGCCGAACTGTTCGCCTGGGCCGATCGGCGCCAGCCCGAGCTCGCCGACTGGCCGGCCCGCTACAGCAGCGAGGGCGGCCAGCTCAGCCTTCAGATCGATGTCGGCGAACGCGACGATTCGAGCCGCTGGGCCTTCTTCTCGGCGGTCGCCAACGTGGTCGATCATGCCCAGCCCGCCACGATCAGCGCCGGTGAAGGGCAGCTCCTGGTCAGTCAGGCCCTGTCGCCCTTTGCCAGAGGCGTGCCCGACCCGCTGGAGTTCGTGCTGGTCGACACGACGGCCGAGCGAGCCTGGCAGCTCCGGGCCGAGGCGGGCGCCCTGATCAGCACGGGAGACAGCGCGGCCGCGCCCACCCCGCCGCTGTCCTGGCCGTTCGCCCTGGTTCTGGCCCTGCTCGGCGGACTGCTGCTCAATCTGATGCCCTGCGTCTTTCCCGTCCTGTCGATCAAGGCCCTGAGCCTGGTCGAACATGCGGACGGGGATTCGCGAGGTCACGGCCTGGCCTACACGGCCGGCGTGATTCTGAGTTTTTCCATCCTGGCCGGGGTGCTGCTGGCCCTGCGCGCCGGGGGCGAAGCCGTCGGCTGGGGCTTCCAGCTGCAATCGCCCTGGATCGTGGGCGCGCTGATCTACGTGCTCTTCGCCCTCGGCCTGTCCCTGTCCGGCCTGGTCCAGTTCGGCACGAGTCTGATGGGCGCGGGGCAGGGCCTCGCCGAGCGCTCGGGTCGAAGCGGATCCTTCTTTACCGGCGTGCTGGCGGTGATCGTCGCCAGCCCCTGCACGGCACCGGCCATGGGCTCGGCGCTGGGCGCGGCCGTGTTCATGCCCTGGCCGATGGCCTTGAGCGTGTTCATCGCGCTGGGCCTCGGCCTGGCCCTGCCGATGCTGCTGCTGAGTTTCCTGCCGGCCCTTGGCCGCTGGCTGCCCCGACCGGGCCCCTGGATGGAAACCTTCAAGCAGGCGATGGCCTTTCCACTCTATCTGGCCGTGGTCTGGTTGCTTTGGGTGCTCGCCCGGCAGACCGACGCCAATGGCCTCGCGGCCATCCTGCTCGGCCTGGTCGCCCTGGCCTTCACGCTCTGGCTGCTGGGCAAGCGGGATCGCGGGCCCACGCTTTCGGTCATCCGACATCTGGCCATCGTGGCCGGCCTGGTCGTCAGCCTGGCGTCTCTGGGTGCGGCCGTCCGCTTCCAGTCCGCGCCGGCCGAAGCGGCCGACCGCTGGTGGGAGGCCTACAGCGCCGAGCGCCTGAGCGAACTGCGCGCCGACCCCGAGCGGGCCGTGTTCGTCAACATGACCGCCGACTGGTGCGTGACCTGCCTGGTCAACGAGCAGGTCGCCCTGAGCACCGAGGCCGTCCGCGAGGCCTTCGCTGCCAACGGGGTCGTCTACATGAAGGGCGACTGGACCCGACGCGATGCCGCCATCACGGATTATCTGGCAGAGTACGGGCGCAACGGTGTGCCGCTGTACGTGGTCTATCCACGCGATGGTGGCGAACCGAGGATTCTGCCGCAGGTGCTCACGCCGGGCCTCGTGATCGAGGCACTGGAATCGCTCTGA
- the mutM gene encoding bifunctional DNA-formamidopyrimidine glycosylase/DNA-(apurinic or apyrimidinic site) lyase gives MPELPEVETTRRGLAPLTEGRAIASITVRQPQLRWAVPSEIQRAEGQRVMAMDRRAKWLIWRLESGCMLWHLGMSGSFRGWTDPPEPGRHDHVDVQMAGGHLIRYTDPRRFGALFWVEGDPAQHPHLIGLGPEPFDARFDGDYLWRLSRGRRVPVKSFIMDGRTVVGVGNIYASEALFTAGIHPRRPAGRISRERYRRLARAIVDILDRAIEVGGTSLRDFTVGDGTPGYFGQSLRVYGRDGEACPGCGAPIKREVIGQRSTFFCPTCQR, from the coding sequence ATGCCCGAATTACCTGAAGTCGAAACCACCCGCCGTGGCCTGGCACCCCTGACCGAGGGGCGGGCCATCGCCTCGATCACGGTTCGCCAGCCGCAGCTGCGCTGGGCCGTGCCTTCGGAGATCCAGCGGGCCGAAGGCCAGCGCGTCATGGCCATGGACCGGCGAGCAAAATGGCTGATCTGGCGCCTGGAGTCGGGCTGCATGCTCTGGCATCTGGGCATGTCCGGCTCCTTTCGCGGCTGGACCGACCCACCCGAGCCGGGCAGGCACGACCACGTCGACGTGCAGATGGCCGGTGGGCATCTGATCCGCTACACGGACCCGCGACGCTTCGGCGCCCTGTTCTGGGTCGAGGGCGATCCCGCCCAGCACCCGCATCTGATCGGTCTGGGACCCGAGCCCTTCGATGCGCGCTTCGACGGCGACTACCTCTGGCGCCTGAGCCGCGGCCGCCGGGTGCCGGTCAAGAGCTTCATCATGGACGGGCGGACCGTGGTCGGCGTCGGCAACATCTACGCCTCCGAGGCCCTGTTCACCGCCGGCATCCACCCGCGCCGACCGGCCGGCCGGATCAGCCGCGAGCGCTACCGGCGCCTGGCCCGGGCCATCGTCGACATCCTCGACCGGGCAATCGAGGTCGGCGGCACCTCCCTGCGCGACTTCACGGTCGGCGACGGGACACCCGGCTACTTCGGCCAGTCGCTCAGGGTCTACGGTCGCGACGGCGAGGCCTGCCCGGGCTGTGGCGCGCCGATCAAGCGCGAAGTGATCGGCCAGCGCAGCACCTTCTTCTGTCCAACCTGTCAGCGCTGA
- a CDS encoding alpha/beta fold hydrolase, whose product MSLFKHALTALLLVGLSTLSMAERAEPLSYLDELPPQLDRDLFFGDPEVSGAQLSPDGRFITFLRPYQGVRNIWIKSIDEAFDEARPLTADDKPVPGYFWSRDGQYVLYVQDKGGDENFHVWAVNPDGEVEAESGVPAARNLTDFDGVRAMLISRPKSRPDELLVGLNDRDPALHDVYRVTISTGERELVIENNQNIAGWFADLDGNLRMAIRQDSEGGTEVLRVADGALGEVIYQCSWQEACGPMRFHADGEQIWFQSNKGDEVDLIGLYLMNPDTGELTLVERDPEGQVDFSGAVFHPVTEELQATVYVGDRTRIYPKDDAFAADLAFLRENLPEGEIGLPSQTSDGRLALVSLSRDVDPGSVYVFDREARSVELLYRSRPELPTEHLANMQPIRYQARDGLEIPAYLTLPQGVEPRNLGVVAVIHGGPWARDTWGYNSLAQFLANRGYAVIQPNFRASTGYGKAFLNAGNNEWGDAMQDDITDGIQYLVDQGIADPERVCIMGGSYGGYATLAGMTFTPELYACGVNIVGVSNLISLLNSIPAYWGPARKIFTLRMGDPDTEEGRAQLERQSPINHVDKIERPLLIIHGANDPRVKQAEADQIVVAMRERGLEVEYIVAPDEGHGFRGRENRLAMFARTEEFLSTHLGGRYQPEMAPDIAERLAAITVDIDTVVVENVADELDAARTLPLPAVDADQIATGSFSYLTTLALPNGEMTMESTREIARSTHEDREVIELRTSSSSAMGELADRFIIDGTSLRPIRRETSQGAATITIDYSSREVSGSIEMGSNQIPVNIELEAPVFGSDTGLEAALAGLPFRDGLRTVVRVAEVGMQQRVRYFQVQVSGPESVEVPAGSFNAWKIELNALDGEGGDQTIWVSAEAPHRTVRIEGKLAPQMGGGDYSTVLTSANE is encoded by the coding sequence ATGTCCCTGTTCAAGCATGCCCTGACCGCGCTGCTGCTGGTCGGCCTGTCCACCCTGTCCATGGCCGAGCGCGCCGAGCCGCTGTCCTACCTGGACGAGCTGCCGCCGCAGCTGGATCGCGACCTGTTCTTCGGCGACCCGGAAGTCTCCGGCGCCCAGCTCTCGCCGGACGGTCGCTTCATCACCTTCCTGCGCCCCTACCAGGGCGTGCGCAACATCTGGATCAAGTCCATCGACGAGGCCTTCGACGAGGCGCGTCCCCTGACCGCCGACGACAAGCCGGTCCCCGGCTACTTCTGGAGCCGCGACGGCCAGTACGTGCTCTACGTCCAGGACAAGGGCGGTGACGAGAACTTCCACGTCTGGGCCGTGAATCCCGACGGCGAGGTCGAGGCCGAATCCGGCGTGCCCGCGGCGCGCAACCTGACCGACTTCGACGGCGTGCGCGCGATGCTGATCAGTCGCCCGAAGAGCCGTCCCGACGAGCTCCTGGTGGGCCTGAACGATCGCGACCCGGCCCTGCACGACGTCTACCGCGTCACCATCTCCACCGGTGAGCGGGAGCTGGTGATCGAAAACAACCAGAACATCGCCGGCTGGTTCGCCGATCTGGATGGCAATCTCCGCATGGCCATCCGCCAGGACAGCGAAGGCGGCACGGAAGTGCTGCGCGTCGCAGACGGAGCCCTGGGCGAGGTGATCTATCAGTGCAGCTGGCAGGAAGCCTGCGGCCCGATGCGCTTCCACGCCGACGGCGAACAGATCTGGTTCCAGTCCAACAAGGGCGATGAGGTCGACCTGATCGGCCTGTATCTCATGAATCCCGACACCGGCGAGCTGACCCTGGTCGAGCGTGACCCCGAGGGTCAGGTCGACTTCAGCGGTGCGGTGTTCCACCCGGTGACCGAGGAACTCCAGGCCACGGTCTATGTCGGCGATCGCACGCGCATCTACCCGAAAGATGATGCCTTCGCCGCCGATCTGGCCTTCCTGCGTGAGAATCTGCCCGAAGGCGAGATCGGCCTGCCTTCGCAGACCTCCGACGGCCGCCTGGCCCTGGTCAGCCTGTCGCGTGACGTCGATCCGGGTTCGGTCTACGTCTTCGATCGCGAAGCGCGGAGCGTCGAACTGCTCTACCGCTCGCGTCCGGAACTGCCGACCGAGCATCTGGCCAACATGCAGCCGATCCGCTATCAGGCCCGCGACGGCCTGGAGATCCCGGCCTATCTGACCCTGCCGCAGGGCGTCGAGCCGCGCAATCTGGGCGTCGTCGCCGTCATCCACGGCGGCCCCTGGGCACGCGACACCTGGGGTTACAACTCCCTGGCCCAGTTCCTGGCCAACCGCGGTTACGCCGTGATCCAGCCGAACTTCCGCGCCTCCACCGGCTACGGCAAGGCCTTCCTGAACGCCGGCAACAACGAGTGGGGCGATGCCATGCAGGATGACATCACCGATGGCATCCAGTACCTGGTCGACCAGGGCATCGCCGATCCGGAACGGGTCTGCATCATGGGCGGCTCCTACGGCGGTTACGCCACCCTGGCCGGCATGACCTTCACCCCCGAGCTCTACGCCTGCGGCGTCAACATCGTCGGCGTGTCCAACCTGATCAGCCTGCTGAACTCGATCCCGGCCTACTGGGGTCCGGCACGCAAGATCTTCACCCTGCGCATGGGCGATCCGGACACGGAGGAAGGCCGTGCCCAGCTCGAGCGCCAGTCGCCGATCAACCACGTCGACAAGATCGAGCGCCCCCTGCTGATCATCCACGGCGCCAATGACCCGCGCGTCAAGCAGGCCGAGGCCGATCAGATCGTGGTCGCCATGCGCGAGCGTGGCCTCGAGGTCGAGTACATCGTCGCTCCGGACGAAGGCCACGGCTTCCGCGGTCGCGAGAACCGCCTGGCGATGTTCGCGCGCACCGAAGAGTTCCTGAGCACCCATCTGGGCGGTCGCTACCAGCCCGAAATGGCCCCGGACATCGCCGAGCGCCTGGCCGCCATCACCGTCGATATCGACACGGTCGTGGTCGAGAACGTGGCCGACGAACTCGACGCCGCCCGCACCCTGCCGCTGCCGGCGGTCGATGCGGACCAGATCGCCACCGGCTCCTTCAGCTACCTGACCACCCTGGCGCTGCCGAACGGCGAGATGACCATGGAGTCGACGCGCGAGATCGCCCGCAGCACGCACGAGGACCGCGAGGTCATCGAACTGCGCACGAGCAGCAGCTCGGCGATGGGTGAACTGGCCGACCGCTTCATCATCGACGGCACCAGCCTGCGACCGATCCGCCGCGAGACGAGCCAGGGCGCCGCCACCATCACGATCGACTACTCGAGCCGTGAGGTCAGCGGTTCCATCGAGATGGGCAGCAACCAGATTCCGGTCAACATCGAACTGGAGGCACCGGTCTTCGGCAGCGACACGGGGCTGGAAGCCGCTCTGGCGGGCCTGCCGTTCCGGGACGGTCTGCGCACCGTCGTGCGCGTGGCCGAAGTCGGCATGCAGCAGCGCGTGCGTTACTTCCAGGTCCAAGTCAGCGGTCCGGAATCCGTCGAGGTTCCCGCCGGCAGCTTCAACGCCTGGAAGATCGAGCTGAACGCCCTGGACGGCGAGGGCGGCGACCAGACGATCTGGGTCTCGGCCGAAGCGCCGCACCGGACCGTGCGTATCGAAGGCAAGCTGGCCCCGCAGATGGGCGGTGGCGACTACTCGACGGTGCTGACCAGCGCCAACGAGTAA
- a CDS encoding ammonium transporter, translated as MEAAIDIRYALDTFYFLICAALVMWMAAGFTMLEAGLVRARNTVEILTKNVALFAIACLMYLIFGYTLMYPEAGVNSVWPGIGFLPGADHTVEAVMASEGETYYSGAADFMFQMVFVATAMSIVSGAVAERMKMWSFLAFAVVMTGFIYPLQGYWSWGEGFLDGLGYSDYAGSGIVHLAGAAAALAGVLLLGPRRGRFGPDGKINAIPGANLPLATLGMFVLWMGWFGFNGGSELKVSDIESANNVARVFVNTNLAASGGLVGALIIARLIFGKADLTMALNGALAGLVSITADPLSPGHGLAAVIGLIGGVLVVLSIIGLDRLKIDDPVGAISVHGVCGIFGVLAVLASNDEATLLAQLTGIGVIFGFVFVSSIAVWLALKSTMGLRVDEEAEYEGLDMAECGMEAYPEFVSSRSG; from the coding sequence ATGGAAGCTGCGATCGACATTCGATACGCCCTCGATACCTTTTACTTCTTGATCTGCGCCGCCCTGGTCATGTGGATGGCGGCGGGCTTCACCATGCTCGAGGCCGGCCTGGTCCGAGCCCGCAACACGGTCGAGATCCTGACCAAGAACGTGGCCCTGTTCGCCATCGCCTGCCTGATGTACCTGATCTTCGGCTACACCCTGATGTACCCGGAGGCCGGCGTGAACTCGGTCTGGCCCGGCATCGGTTTCCTGCCCGGCGCCGACCACACGGTCGAGGCCGTCATGGCCAGCGAGGGTGAAACCTACTACTCCGGCGCCGCGGACTTCATGTTCCAGATGGTCTTCGTCGCCACCGCCATGTCCATCGTGTCCGGCGCCGTGGCCGAGCGCATGAAGATGTGGTCCTTCCTGGCCTTCGCCGTCGTCATGACCGGCTTCATCTACCCGCTGCAGGGCTACTGGAGCTGGGGCGAGGGTTTCCTCGATGGCCTCGGCTACAGCGACTATGCCGGCTCCGGCATCGTCCACCTCGCCGGCGCCGCCGCGGCCCTGGCCGGCGTGCTGCTGCTCGGACCCCGGCGCGGTCGCTTCGGGCCGGACGGCAAGATCAACGCCATCCCCGGCGCCAATCTGCCGCTGGCCACGCTGGGCATGTTCGTGCTCTGGATGGGCTGGTTCGGCTTCAACGGCGGTTCGGAGCTGAAGGTCTCGGACATCGAATCGGCCAACAACGTCGCCCGGGTCTTCGTCAACACCAACCTGGCGGCATCGGGGGGCCTGGTCGGCGCCCTGATCATCGCCCGCCTGATCTTCGGCAAGGCGGACCTGACCATGGCCCTGAACGGTGCCCTGGCCGGCCTGGTCTCGATCACCGCCGACCCGCTCTCACCGGGCCACGGCCTGGCCGCCGTCATCGGCCTGATCGGTGGCGTGCTCGTGGTGCTCTCGATCATCGGCCTCGACCGCCTGAAGATCGACGATCCGGTCGGCGCCATCTCGGTGCACGGCGTCTGCGGCATCTTCGGCGTGCTGGCCGTGCTCGCCTCCAACGACGAGGCCACGCTCCTCGCCCAGCTGACCGGCATCGGCGTGATCTTCGGCTTCGTCTTCGTCTCCAGCATCGCGGTCTGGCTGGCCCTGAAGTCGACCATGGGCCTGCGCGTGGACGAGGAAGCGGAATACGAAGGCCTCGATATGGCCGAATGCGGCATGGAGGCCTACCCCGAGTTCGTCTCGTCGCGAAGCGGCTGA
- a CDS encoding GGDEF domain-containing protein yields the protein MASHSFDLDGIRRLVAGAGLAAAMLVSQALAEGEPDIRAILDQAREISYHAHWQEAQALLDELAPFIDQAELREYADFQLLQARHLVLDDRTEEALALAGVLLERDLPTDQRLRALQFRANVGVLLRRYETAFESLSEALNIDVDLEDPAPVIATLNMAAYMFGRVGEHELGIEYGEQALAIADRTDQPKEACVALQRLAPVYKWADRAAESEAAYREGIRICDEVDNALFVGVLQHGLADLLRRQGQAGIALPLAEAAITALDEAVYRLGEFEARLVRVEILRELGRLDAAWRDELIELRDFFSDRGLWDQSARLTLLQSKLAEASGQFDLALQRLYDHLHAREQFLGRERAMRLAYLQVEFDSRMQRQQIDLLRETARAAELEAQTAVQQRRLRSFGWLLVGLVVLTLSSLLLRAFAGRRQLIDQARHDGLSGLANHTWFFERAQTMIDQARAGPGAERIIVLIAADIDHFKEVNDRHGHRMGDRVLGRTAQRLREVFPDTALVGRIGGEEFAVLLSVARVEEAIDCIERFRRTDTRFVGPEDPPITVSFGLSCARAEDDIHRLRARADQAMYRAKRAGRDRYEIDASCLPDQS from the coding sequence GTGGCAAGTCACAGCTTCGATCTCGATGGCATCCGACGCCTGGTCGCGGGCGCAGGTCTGGCGGCGGCGATGCTCGTTTCCCAGGCGCTGGCCGAGGGAGAGCCGGACATTCGCGCCATCCTCGATCAGGCCCGGGAGATCAGCTACCACGCCCACTGGCAGGAGGCACAGGCGCTCCTCGACGAGTTGGCGCCGTTCATCGACCAGGCCGAGCTGCGCGAATACGCCGACTTCCAGCTCCTTCAGGCCCGCCACCTCGTGCTCGACGATCGCACGGAGGAGGCTCTGGCCCTGGCCGGGGTGCTGCTTGAGCGGGATCTGCCGACCGATCAACGACTGCGTGCGCTGCAGTTCCGCGCCAACGTGGGCGTGCTGCTGCGCCGCTACGAGACCGCCTTCGAATCCCTGAGCGAAGCCCTGAACATCGACGTGGACCTCGAGGATCCGGCACCGGTGATCGCGACCCTGAACATGGCCGCCTACATGTTCGGTCGAGTCGGCGAACACGAACTGGGGATCGAGTACGGTGAGCAGGCCCTGGCCATCGCCGATCGAACCGATCAGCCCAAGGAGGCCTGCGTGGCCCTGCAGCGCCTGGCACCGGTCTACAAGTGGGCCGATCGGGCCGCGGAGTCGGAAGCCGCCTACCGCGAAGGCATCCGGATCTGCGACGAGGTGGACAACGCCCTGTTCGTGGGCGTTCTGCAGCATGGCCTGGCCGATCTGCTGCGTCGGCAGGGACAGGCCGGGATCGCGCTGCCGCTGGCCGAGGCCGCAATCACGGCCCTCGACGAGGCGGTCTATCGCCTGGGGGAATTCGAGGCGCGGCTGGTTCGCGTCGAAATCCTGCGCGAACTCGGCCGCCTGGATGCGGCCTGGCGCGACGAGCTGATCGAGCTTCGCGACTTCTTCAGCGATCGGGGGCTATGGGATCAATCCGCACGCCTGACCCTGCTGCAATCGAAGCTGGCCGAAGCGAGTGGGCAGTTCGATCTGGCGCTGCAGCGCCTGTACGATCATCTCCACGCGCGCGAGCAGTTCCTGGGCCGGGAGCGGGCCATGCGCCTGGCCTACCTGCAGGTCGAATTCGACAGCCGGATGCAGCGCCAGCAGATCGACCTGCTGCGGGAAACCGCCCGTGCCGCGGAGCTGGAGGCACAGACCGCCGTTCAGCAGCGACGACTGCGAAGCTTCGGCTGGCTGCTGGTCGGCCTGGTGGTGCTGACCCTGAGCAGCCTGCTGTTGCGCGCCTTCGCCGGTCGTCGCCAGCTCATCGACCAGGCCCGCCACGATGGCCTGAGCGGCCTGGCCAATCACACCTGGTTCTTCGAGCGGGCGCAGACCATGATCGATCAGGCCCGGGCCGGGCCGGGCGCGGAGCGCATCATCGTTCTGATCGCCGCCGACATCGATCACTTCAAGGAGGTCAATGATCGCCATGGCCATCGCATGGGCGATCGCGTCCTGGGGCGGACGGCCCAGCGCCTGCGAGAAGTGTTTCCGGACACGGCGCTCGTCGGGCGGATCGGTGGCGAGGAGTTTGCCGTACTGCTGAGCGTGGCCAGGGTGGAAGAGGCGATCGACTGCATCGAGCGCTTCCGCCGGACCGACACTCGATTCGTCGGCCCCG
- a CDS encoding DUF4386 family protein, translated as MKTLSRAGACAALTQAFCYLFGFALLVTVMDSGNVEGWSALQKLEYLLEREALFQLWNLVIYVVFGVALVILTAALHHRLAPTDPPLMSVATPFGYIWSGLVIASGMVASVGLSAVSEMQATDPDGAAQLWSTLGVIQSGLGGGVEIVGGLWVLLLSVSSLRRGQGFPVMLTWLGVLVGLAGLATIVPAWSALGAVFGMTQIVWFIWVGITLFRAPS; from the coding sequence ATGAAGACATTGTCCAGGGCGGGCGCCTGCGCGGCGCTGACTCAGGCGTTCTGCTATCTGTTCGGCTTCGCGCTGCTGGTTACGGTGATGGATTCGGGCAACGTCGAGGGCTGGTCTGCGCTCCAGAAGCTGGAGTACCTCCTGGAGCGGGAGGCGCTTTTTCAGCTCTGGAACCTCGTGATCTACGTGGTCTTCGGCGTGGCCTTGGTCATCCTGACCGCCGCCCTTCACCACCGACTGGCGCCCACGGACCCGCCCTTGATGTCCGTCGCCACCCCCTTCGGTTACATCTGGTCAGGATTGGTGATCGCCAGTGGCATGGTGGCGAGTGTGGGCCTGTCGGCCGTGTCGGAAATGCAGGCGACAGATCCGGACGGGGCGGCGCAGCTCTGGTCGACGCTGGGCGTCATTCAGTCGGGCCTGGGCGGCGGCGTCGAGATCGTCGGAGGCCTCTGGGTGTTGCTGTTGAGCGTTTCTTCCCTGCGTCGGGGTCAGGGCTTTCCCGTCATGCTGACCTGGCTCGGTGTGCTGGTGGGCCTGGCGGGCCTGGCGACGATCGTCCCGGCCTGGTCCGCCCTGGGGGCGGTGTTCGGCATGACCCAGATCGTCTGGTTCATCTGGGTTGGGATCACGCTGTTTCGGGCGCCATCCTGA
- the glnK gene encoding P-II family nitrogen regulator has translation MKLVTAIIKPFKLDDVRQAIAEAGIQGMTLSEVKGFGRQKGHTELYRGAEYKVDFLPKLKVEIAVADEDVDTAIEAIQEAAGTGKIGDGKIFVTALERVIRIRTGETNEAAL, from the coding sequence ATGAAACTGGTCACCGCCATCATCAAACCCTTCAAGCTCGATGACGTCCGTCAGGCCATCGCCGAAGCCGGCATTCAGGGCATGACCCTGAGCGAGGTCAAGGGCTTCGGCCGCCAGAAGGGCCATACGGAGCTCTACCGAGGGGCCGAGTACAAGGTCGATTTCCTGCCCAAGCTCAAGGTCGAGATTGCCGTGGCCGACGAAGACGTCGACACCGCCATCGAGGCCATCCAGGAGGCCGCCGGCACCGGCAAGATCGGCGACGGAAAGATCTTCGTCACCGCCCTCGAGCGGGTCATCCGCATCCGTACCGGAGAAACCAACGAAGCGGCGCTGTAA